A section of the Lutra lutra chromosome 3, mLutLut1.2, whole genome shotgun sequence genome encodes:
- the CHRNA1 gene encoding acetylcholine receptor subunit alpha, with amino-acid sequence MEPRPLLLLLGLCSAGLVLGSEHETRLVAKLFEDYNSVVRPVEDHRQAVEVTVGLQLIQLINVDEVNQIVTTNVRLKQQWVDYNLKWNPDDYGGVKKIHIPSEKIWRPDLVLYNNADGDFAIVKFTKVLLDYTGHITWTPPAIFKSYCEIIVTHFPFDEQNCSMKLGTWTYDGSVVAINPESDQPDLSNFMESGEWVIKESRGWKHRVFYACCPSTPYLDITYHFVMQRLPLYFIVNVIIPCLLFSFLTGLVFYLPTDSGEKMTLSISVLLSLTVFLLVIVELIPSTSSAVPLIGKYMLFTMVFVIASIIITVIVINTHHRSPSTHVMPDWVRKVFIDTIPNIMFFSTMKRPSREKQDKKIFTEDIDISDISGKPGPPPMGFHSPLIKHPEVKSAIEGVKYIAETMKSDQESNNAAEEWKYVAMVMDHILLGVFMLVCIIGTLAVFAGRLIELNQQR; translated from the exons CTGGCCTCGTCCTGGGCTCCGAACATGAGACCCGCCTGGTGGCCAAGCTCTTTGAAGATTACAACAGCGTGGTGCGGCCGGTAGAAGACCACCGCCAGGCTGTGGAGGTCACCGTGGGCCTACAGCTGATCCAGCTCATCAACGTG GATGAAGTAAATCAGATTGTGACAACCAACGTGCGACTGAAACAG CAATGGGTGGATTACAATCTGAAATGGAATCCAGACGACTATGGCGGcgtgaaaaaaatccacattccCTCGGAAAAGATCTGGCGCCCAGACCTCGTTCTCTATAACAA TGCAGACGGCGACTTTGCCATTGTCAAGTTCACCAAAGTGCTCCTGGACTACACTGGCCACATCACATGGACACCCCCGGCCATCTTCAAAAGCTACTGTGAGATCATCGTCACCCACTTTCCCTTTGACGAACAGAACTGCAGCATGAAGCTGGGCACCTGGACCTACGATGGCTCGGTGGTGGCTATCAACCCG GAAAGCGACCAACCAGACCTAAGCAATTTCATGGAAAGTGGAGAGTGGGTGATCAAGGAGTCCCGGGGCTGGAAGCACAGGGTGTTCTACGCCtgctgcccctccaccccctaccTGGACATCACCTACCACTTTGTCATGCAGCGCCTGCCCCTCTACTTCATTGTCAACGTCATCATTCCCTGCCTGCTCTTCTCCTTCTTAACTGGCCTGGTGTTCTACCTGCCCACAGACTCAG GAGAGAAAATGACTCTGAGCATCTCGGTCCTGCTGTCCTTAACCGTGTTCCTCCTGGTCATCGTGGAGCTGATCCCCTCCACCTCCAGTGCTGTGCCCTTGATTGGGAAATACATGCTATTCACCATGGTGTTTGTCATCGCGTCCATCATCATCACCGTCATTGTCATCAACACACACCACCGCTCCCCCAGCACCCATGTCATGCCCGACTGGGTACGCAAG GTTTTTATCGACACTATCCCAAATATCATGTTCTTCTCCACAATGAAAAGACCCTCtagagaaaaacaagacaaaaagattTTTACAGAAGACATTGATATTTCTGACATTTCTGGGAAGCCCGGGCCTCCACCCATGGGTTTCCACTCTCCGCTGATCAAACACCCAGAGGTAAAAAGTGCCATCGAGGGAGTCAAATACATCGCAGAGACCATGAAGTCAGACCAGGAGTCCAATAAT gcGGCCGAGGAATGGAAGTATGTTGCAATGGTAATGGACCACATTCTCCTCGGAGTCTTCATGCTTGTCTGTATCATTGGAACCCTGGCTGTGTTTGCGGGTCGGCTCATTGAATTAAATCAGCAACGGTGA